Proteins encoded within one genomic window of Canis lupus baileyi chromosome 36, mCanLup2.hap1, whole genome shotgun sequence:
- the CASP8 gene encoding caspase-8, which produces MDFSKCLYNIGEQLDSDELASLKFLSLDYIPQKKQEPIKDPLMLFQRLQEKRMLEESNLFFLKELLFRINRLDLLMTYLDTSKEDMQQELQIPGRAQISAYRVMLFQISEDVSKLELKSFKFLLSREISRCKLDDDLNLLDIFIEMEKRVILGERNLDTLKRICDQINKSLLKKITDYEELNREQTMNLQRSLDEISNDMSQLPIREGSVKILPMSDSLGEQDYESETSDKVYRMKSKPRGYCLIFNNYDFSVARREVPKLQSIKDRNGTDLDADALSKTFSELHFEIVHFKDATAKKICEVLQSYQSMDHSSKDCFICCILSHGDKGIIYGSDGQEAPIYELTSYFTGSKCPSLAGKPKIFFIQACQGDKYQKGIAVETDSEQKEAYLEMDSSYQKRYIPEDADFLLGMATVNNCVSYRNPMEGTWYIQSLCQSLRERCPRGEDILTILTEVNFEVSNKDDRKNMGKQMPQPTFTLRKKLFFPPN; this is translated from the exons ATGGATTTCAGCAAATGCCTCTACAATATTGGGGAACAGCTGGACAGTGACGAACTGGCCTCCCTCAAATTCCTGAGCTTGGACTACATCCCACAGAAGAAGCAGGAGCCCATCAAGGATCCCTTGATGTTATTCCAGAGACTCCAGGAAAAGAGAATGTTGGAGGAAAGCAACCTGTTCTTTTTGAAGGAGCTGCTTTTCCGAATTAATAGACTGGATCTGCTGATGACCTACCTGGACACCAGCAAGGAAGACATGCAGCAGGAGCTTCAGATACCAGGCAGAGCCCAGATCTCTGCCTACAG GGTCATGCTTTTTCAGATTTCAGAAGATGTAAGCAAATTGGAATTGAAATCCTTTAAGTTTCTCTTGAGCCGGGAGATCTCCAGATGTAAATTGGATGATGATTTG AACTTGCTTGATATTTTCATAGAGATGGAGAAGAGGGTCATTCTAGGGGAAAGAAATTTGGACACCCTGAAAAGAATCTGTGACCAAATCAACAAAAGCCTGCTGAAGAAAATCACAGATTACGAAGAATTAAACAGAG agCAAACAATGAACCTTCAAAGAAGTCTAGATGAAATTTCAAATG ATATGTCTCAGTTGCCTATAAGGGAGGGATCCGTGAAGATATTGCCAATGTCGGACTCTCTAGGAGAACAGGACTATGAATCAGAG ACATCGGACAAAGTTTACCGAATGAAAAGCAAACCTCGAGGATATTGTTTGATCTTCAACAATTATGATTTTAGTGTAGCACGGAGGGAAGTGCCCAAACTTCAGAGCATTAAGGATAGGAATGGAACAGACTTGGATGCAG atgCGTTGAGTAAGACCTTTAGTGAGCTTCATTTTGAGATAGTGCATTTCAAAGATGCTACAGCAAAGAAAATCTGTGAAGTTCTGCAATCCTACCAAAGCATGGACCACAGTAGCAAGGATTGCTTCATCTGCTGCATCCTCTCCCATGGAGACAAGGGCATCATCTATGGCTCTGatgggcaggaagcccctatctATGAGCTGACCTCTTACTTCACTGGTTCAAAGTGCCCTTCCCTTGCAGGCAAgcccaaaatcttttttattcaGGCTTGTCAAGGGGATAAATACCAGAAAGGAATAGCTGTTGAGACTGACTCTGAACAGAAGGAAGCCTATTTAGAAATGGACTCATCATATCAGAAGAGATATATCCCAGAGGATGCTGACTTTCTGCTGGGGATGGCCACTGTGAACAACTGTGTTTCCTACCGAAACCCCATGGAGGGGACATGGTATATACAATCACTTTGCCAGAGCCTAAGAGAAAGATGTCCTAG GGGTGAAGATATTCTCACCATCCTTACCGAGGTGAACTTTGAAGTGAGCAATAAAGATGACAGGAAAAACATGGGAAAACAAATGCCACAACCAACTTTCACACTGAGAAAAAAACTCTTCTTCCCTCCTAATTGA